A region of uncultured Desulfobacter sp. DNA encodes the following proteins:
- a CDS encoding response regulator: MKTKQKILIVDDKPENIFSLKKVLEDVDAEILEAQTGNDALIASLNHELALAILDIQMPEMNGYELAEFLRFEEKTKGIPIIFVSAVYSSDYHVFKGYEAGAVDFLLKPFDAKILLCKVNIFLELDRQRKALAASKKHIEKQLNALNASENRFKSLVETIPDIVYRINTDGCFSFVNNAVKRLGYEPDELLGRHFSYLINPADLARVSRESAVNRYNAGSQKEHLKMFDERRTRDRKTTGLEVRLMPKKGALHLTASLEQISDESIVVEINSAGLYSNEAENKNKIHLGTVGVIRDITQRMALEDDLRKTKEKLEKRVAERTRELMEKNRELRAEIELRKTAEQTVQQTQKQWEEIFEAVGHMAVVTDDQHTIIAANRSAVKQTGIAKAQLLGLKCHEIFHELKAPVMNCPLEKGSGKKEFQSTEMVVDTSGKTFICNITPVFEGKDNVTKFIHIFTDITRRTVLEKELLQAHKMEAIGTLAGGIAHDFNNILSALIGFSQLALKNAEKDSLMEEDLTEVLSCGLRAKELVRQILTFARQSDEEYAYIHLDYIVKEVSKFMRSTIPSSIDLKTLVQSTCIVFANATQIHQVLMNLCTNSAHAMKANGGVLGISLTDVSLDQAEAESIQNLVPGNYVKLEVSDTGTGIPPGVMGKMFEPYFTTKDHGEGTGMGLAVVQGIVKDIGGTIHVQTELGKGSIFTIFIPVADDSDPHPLEEEPEYKSCGSENILIVDDEPPITKVEQRMLEKAGYHVTIAETPCNALELFKENPHRFDLVITDLTMPGMTGDKLIQKILEIRPDLPAILCSGYQNRLVVDAETKNIWKAFVQKPIEEEVLIRTVKMVFDENTGR, translated from the coding sequence ATGAAAACAAAACAAAAAATCCTGATTGTTGACGATAAGCCGGAAAACATCTTCAGCCTCAAAAAGGTGCTTGAAGACGTTGATGCCGAAATCCTGGAGGCCCAGACCGGCAACGATGCCCTGATCGCCAGCCTGAACCATGAGCTTGCCCTGGCTATTCTGGACATCCAGATGCCTGAAATGAACGGATACGAACTGGCTGAATTTCTGCGTTTTGAAGAGAAAACCAAAGGAATTCCCATTATCTTTGTCTCCGCCGTATACTCAAGCGATTACCATGTATTCAAAGGGTACGAAGCCGGTGCTGTGGATTTTTTGCTCAAACCCTTTGACGCTAAAATTTTGTTGTGTAAAGTCAATATCTTCCTTGAACTGGACAGGCAAAGAAAAGCGCTTGCGGCATCAAAGAAACATATTGAAAAACAGCTTAACGCGCTAAATGCGTCTGAAAACCGGTTTAAAAGCCTGGTGGAAACGATTCCGGATATTGTGTACCGGATCAATACGGACGGCTGTTTCAGCTTTGTAAATAATGCGGTGAAGCGGTTGGGATATGAACCGGATGAATTGCTGGGCAGGCACTTTTCATATTTGATAAACCCTGCAGACCTGGCCCGGGTCTCCAGGGAAAGTGCGGTGAACAGATACAATGCAGGATCCCAAAAGGAACATCTCAAGATGTTTGATGAAAGAAGAACCAGGGATCGGAAAACCACAGGATTGGAAGTACGGCTGATGCCTAAAAAAGGCGCCTTGCATCTTACGGCCTCCCTGGAGCAGATCAGTGATGAATCCATTGTTGTGGAGATCAACAGTGCAGGGCTCTACTCCAACGAGGCAGAAAATAAAAACAAAATTCATCTGGGCACAGTGGGGGTAATACGGGACATTACCCAGCGTATGGCATTGGAGGATGATCTTCGAAAGACCAAGGAAAAGCTGGAAAAACGGGTGGCGGAGCGGACCCGGGAATTAATGGAAAAAAACAGAGAGCTTAGGGCAGAAATAGAACTGCGGAAAACGGCCGAACAAACCGTTCAGCAGACACAAAAACAATGGGAGGAAATTTTTGAGGCCGTGGGGCATATGGCTGTGGTCACCGATGACCAGCACACGATTATCGCGGCAAACCGCTCGGCAGTTAAACAGACCGGAATTGCCAAGGCCCAGTTGCTCGGATTAAAATGCCATGAAATATTTCATGAATTAAAAGCGCCCGTTATGAATTGTCCATTGGAAAAAGGTTCAGGAAAAAAAGAGTTCCAATCCACTGAAATGGTCGTGGACACATCGGGTAAAACCTTTATCTGCAATATCACGCCGGTTTTTGAAGGCAAGGATAACGTTACAAAATTCATTCATATCTTCACAGATATCACCCGTCGCACGGTGCTTGAAAAAGAGTTGCTCCAAGCCCATAAAATGGAGGCCATCGGCACCCTGGCCGGGGGCATTGCCCATGATTTCAACAATATCCTGTCCGCCCTGATCGGGTTTTCCCAGTTGGCTTTGAAAAATGCCGAAAAAGACTCCCTGATGGAAGAGGATCTGACAGAAGTGCTGAGCTGCGGACTGCGGGCCAAGGAACTGGTCCGGCAGATCTTAACCTTTGCCAGACAATCCGACGAAGAATACGCCTACATCCATCTGGATTATATTGTCAAAGAGGTCTCCAAGTTCATGCGATCCACCATCCCCTCCTCCATTGATCTCAAAACATTGGTTCAAAGTACCTGTATTGTATTTGCCAACGCCACCCAGATTCACCAGGTTCTGATGAACCTTTGCACCAATTCAGCCCATGCCATGAAAGCAAACGGAGGCGTTCTGGGAATCAGCCTGACCGATGTATCCCTGGATCAGGCGGAGGCCGAATCCATACAGAACCTTGTTCCGGGGAATTATGTGAAGCTTGAAGTATCCGATACCGGTACCGGCATCCCCCCCGGGGTGATGGGAAAGATGTTTGAGCCCTATTTTACCACCAAGGACCATGGTGAAGGTACGGGCATGGGCCTTGCCGTGGTTCAGGGAATTGTCAAGGATATCGGGGGTACAATTCATGTCCAAACCGAGCTGGGCAAGGGCTCGATTTTTACGATTTTCATACCGGTTGCAGACGACAGCGACCCCCATCCGCTAGAGGAAGAACCCGAATATAAAAGCTGCGGCTCCGAAAATATCCTTATCGTAGATGATGAACCACCCATCACCAAAGTGGAACAACGCATGCTTGAAAAGGCGGGTTATCATGTCACCATCGCTGAGACACCCTGTAACGCCCTTGAGCTGTTCAAAGAGAATCCCCACAGGTTTGATCTGGTGATAACGGATCTGACAATGCCCGGAATGACCGGAGATAAACTGATACAAAAGATACTGGAAATCAGGCCTGATCTCCCGGCCATTCTTTGCAGCGGATATCAGAACAGGCTTGTGGTGGATGCGGAAACAAAAAACATATGGAAGGCATTTGTACAAAAACCCATCGAGGAAGAGGTTCTCATCAGGACTGTCAAAATGGTTTTTGATGAAAATACAGGAAGGTAA
- a CDS encoding chemotaxis protein CheB: MKGFKNGIAAIKRAGGLTVVQAPDTAEYPVMPQAALDTGYVDRLLKPTTLLKILA; the protein is encoded by the coding sequence GTGAAGGGTTTTAAAAACGGCATTGCCGCCATAAAGAGGGCCGGCGGTCTTACTGTTGTCCAGGCGCCCGACACAGCCGAATATCCGGTCATGCCCCAGGCAGCCCTTGATACGGGATATGTGGACCGGTTACTGAAACCAACGACCCTGCTTAAAATTTTGGCTTGA
- a CDS encoding response regulator, with the protein MDEKKAFTGGSSILLAEDDKMNQVVVAGLIKKLNLGRVQIAQNGKEAVQMFCSHPFDLILMDGQMPEMNGIDAALAIRAIEKDKHMSRTPIIALTAHAAQEDKELYLSSGMDDFLIKPLNPDALKQAVQNLVRKKAPHAISPGDADEKPENAPGLKSSDLKDCINVKELKQIMGGKKQLLDKCLQTFEAAYPVQMAELTRCIEKEEYDGLNENAHRLKGMFKYLAAANAVTLIEQLESMGGAQNVTGAHTTVQALHDECLKIIDSIKQILKENFS; encoded by the coding sequence ATGGATGAAAAAAAGGCGTTTACCGGTGGATCTTCCATTTTACTGGCCGAAGATGACAAAATGAACCAGGTGGTTGTGGCAGGCCTGATTAAAAAATTGAATTTAGGCCGGGTTCAGATTGCACAGAACGGCAAAGAGGCTGTACAGATGTTTTGTTCCCATCCCTTTGACCTTATTCTGATGGATGGGCAGATGCCGGAGATGAACGGTATTGATGCCGCCTTGGCCATCAGAGCCATTGAAAAAGACAAACATATGTCACGCACACCGATCATTGCCTTGACGGCCCATGCCGCACAAGAGGACAAAGAGCTTTACCTTAGCAGTGGCATGGATGACTTTTTAATCAAACCCCTGAACCCGGACGCGTTAAAACAAGCTGTCCAGAATCTTGTCCGGAAAAAGGCGCCCCATGCAATATCCCCCGGGGATGCTGATGAAAAACCCGAAAACGCTCCGGGCCTGAAAAGCTCTGACTTAAAAGATTGTATAAACGTTAAGGAACTCAAACAAATCATGGGGGGCAAAAAACAGCTTCTGGACAAATGCCTGCAGACTTTCGAAGCCGCCTATCCGGTTCAAATGGCGGAACTCACCCGTTGTATCGAAAAAGAGGAGTATGATGGATTAAACGAAAATGCACATCGTCTGAAGGGCATGTTTAAATATCTGGCCGCTGCCAATGCTGTCACACTCATAGAACAGCTCGAATCAATGGGCGGGGCACAAAACGTTACAGGTGCCCATACCACTGTTCAGGCATTACATGATGAGTGCCTGAAAATCATAGACAGTATAAAGCAGATATTGAAGGAAAATTTTTCCTGA
- a CDS encoding response regulator: MQPFSVHLFAGFLIACCALFSLLLTGIATAADMGTGPAVTSKQVLILHSYHRGFSWTDNIEAGIREVLKNTPGEIYSEYLDSKRHPLEAADSHFLEYLNWKYKTIPIDLLILSDNNALTFLQRHRQTLFPDVPVVFCGINNFTPALLDGLEHRTTGVVEKTDPIRTIQLIRLLQPDAEKLYIVTGTTPTAAAVGKEVEVVLTTDSFGFTPVWLSGLSTVELQRDLAAVSPNNAVLLVLFNRDKNNMYYSYEAAAEIVSQATSAPVYGMWDFYLGHGIVGGMLASSRDQGQTAGELALDILQHKRIPPVVTHSPNAPIFQWDTLFAHGLNPDLLPRQTQIRNRPDSKTWPLAIAAGLGLLLFTLAVYSLARLFSKTDLSFSRSMPDLFRSNLRQALILLSIVLVTGLTVQSWFGAKDEMEQIRQSIFRERKDLIRTMVDRAMDYIHYEHQRLGQKGADVEEIKTQIIKGLKSYVYAQGEGYIFVFTDKGMVLLNRVQPELEGKQLWDSTDPNGIKVVQTLIIAAEKSGGGFVQYEWNKPSLGRGVSKLSFARKINEWGWVVGSGLYLDDIEKQIHFFGKQLRNKFIVELLIIFSLTLSVILLLSLASRRLTTTIDKELALLQNAIAGHDINAADYTFHEFKAIAEMADDSIKALAQTQASLMEAESRQREILERLDAGVVIITRTDHVIRYVNPAAAKLIGEDQDIIVGHKCMRYICPAEKGGCPVTDLGQTMDNSRRKLINTAGRSIPIIKTVRPFIYNGQPALLETFVDITEQQKAEGALREERDLFTAGPVITISRSPERFWPVTFVSKNVTQILGYSPKQMMDASFRYSELVHPEDLTQAVTELAEYIEDGTLNFEQSYRLRTRSGDYRWFYDFTRLLRDDNGKVVQIHGYMFDQTDYINAQMQVSKERERLANVITGTDVGTWEWNVQTGETVFNEQWARICGYSLEELTPVSIDTWMRLAHPDDLKKTETLLERHFSGKLALYDAECRMKHKNGHWVWVQNKGRVISRTDDGRPLMMFGTHTDITENKQARETLQHSLMETERANAELQKAQNKLMTANDDLKNQTARAEMATRAKSQFLANMSHEIRTPMNGIIGMTGLLLDTDLTEEQHLFTSTVKASAEALLTLINDILDFSKIEAGKLDMESLDFDLPSFLDDFSRMMALKAHEKDLELICAASPDVPGLLQGDPGRLRQILTNLTGNAIKFTTAGEVVIKAQVKHETQEDVLIYFSVKDTGVGIAPDKQDLLFEQFTQVDASITRKYGGTGLGLAISKKLARMMGGDIGVISPVWGNTPQGSPQAGSLFWFTAQFKKQPVSATGHELTIVPGQLKNSRILIVDDNQTNREILMQHLSGMGADVSEAADGKTALEKIEGAARENMLYDLAILDMQMPEMNGNELGMAIKKEPFGADIKLIIMTPIGRGGDVRPFESAGFSACLTKPMRYSELAVTLAAVLWGKPTGKNKSGTMENLPGEIKQSHVRILLAEDNVTNQTVARSILEKLGYYVDAVANGIEAVHSLEKIPYDLVLMDLQMPELDGLGATRMIRNRSSKVMNPDIPVIAMTANAMAGDREICLNAGMNDYISKPVDHTLLAEKIEKWLNHAQSRDRSLPPPNPEKEEPEKKEAYDSATFDPVELMRNLMDDRQLILTAISTFLDDMPGQIRILTELIKKGQAQKGGAQAHKIKGASGYMAAAAFRETALKMEQAGKALDLKTLEQLLPEIDKQFLKLKSDLQDFATGIAASDH; this comes from the coding sequence ATGCAACCCTTTTCAGTGCATCTGTTTGCCGGTTTTTTGATTGCATGTTGTGCTTTGTTTTCCCTTCTTCTTACCGGTATTGCCACAGCCGCTGATATGGGCACTGGACCTGCCGTTACTTCAAAACAGGTATTAATACTGCATTCCTACCACAGAGGCTTCTCCTGGACCGACAATATTGAGGCTGGCATCCGGGAAGTGCTCAAAAATACGCCCGGTGAAATTTACAGCGAGTACCTGGACAGCAAACGTCACCCCCTGGAGGCGGCAGACTCTCATTTTCTTGAATATCTGAACTGGAAATACAAAACTATTCCCATTGATTTGCTGATTCTTTCCGATAACAATGCCCTGACTTTTCTTCAAAGGCACAGGCAAACTCTTTTCCCCGATGTACCGGTTGTTTTCTGCGGCATCAACAACTTTACACCCGCCCTGCTTGACGGACTTGAGCACCGCACCACCGGTGTGGTGGAAAAGACCGACCCCATCCGGACCATCCAGTTGATCCGCCTGCTCCAGCCCGACGCAGAAAAGCTTTACATTGTTACCGGGACGACCCCCACCGCCGCAGCCGTCGGAAAAGAGGTGGAAGTGGTTCTGACGACAGATAGTTTCGGCTTTACGCCGGTGTGGCTCAGCGGATTATCCACGGTTGAACTTCAGCGGGATCTGGCAGCGGTTTCTCCGAACAACGCGGTTCTTCTGGTACTGTTCAACAGGGATAAGAATAATATGTACTACAGCTATGAGGCGGCGGCAGAGATCGTATCCCAGGCCACGTCTGCCCCGGTATACGGCATGTGGGATTTTTACCTTGGCCACGGCATTGTGGGCGGCATGCTGGCCAGTTCCCGGGACCAGGGACAAACGGCCGGCGAGCTTGCCCTTGATATCCTGCAGCACAAAAGAATCCCCCCTGTGGTCACCCACAGCCCCAATGCCCCGATTTTCCAGTGGGACACGCTTTTCGCCCATGGTTTAAATCCGGATCTGCTGCCCAGGCAGACCCAAATCCGCAACCGGCCGGATTCAAAAACATGGCCCCTCGCCATTGCCGCCGGCCTGGGATTGTTGCTTTTTACTCTGGCGGTGTACAGTCTGGCCAGGCTGTTTTCAAAGACAGACCTCTCTTTCTCCCGGTCTATGCCGGATCTGTTTCGCAGCAATCTGCGCCAGGCACTTATTCTTCTGAGCATTGTTCTGGTGACGGGCCTGACCGTCCAGTCCTGGTTTGGCGCCAAAGATGAGATGGAGCAGATTCGTCAAAGTATTTTCAGGGAACGAAAGGATCTGATCCGGACCATGGTGGACCGGGCCATGGACTATATTCACTACGAGCATCAGCGCCTGGGCCAAAAAGGTGCTGACGTTGAAGAGATTAAAACACAAATAATTAAGGGTCTGAAATCCTACGTTTATGCCCAGGGTGAGGGATATATTTTTGTTTTTACGGATAAGGGGATGGTGCTGCTTAACCGGGTCCAGCCGGAACTGGAGGGAAAACAGCTTTGGGACTCCACTGATCCCAACGGAATAAAAGTGGTACAGACCCTCATCATTGCTGCTGAGAAATCCGGCGGCGGATTTGTCCAGTACGAATGGAACAAGCCCAGCCTCGGCCGCGGGGTGTCCAAACTTTCATTTGCAAGAAAAATCAATGAATGGGGCTGGGTGGTTGGGAGCGGACTCTACCTGGATGATATTGAAAAGCAGATTCACTTTTTTGGAAAACAACTGCGCAACAAATTTATTGTGGAACTTTTAATCATTTTCAGTCTGACATTAAGCGTAATTCTTCTTTTAAGCCTGGCCTCCCGCCGTTTGACCACAACTATTGATAAAGAACTGGCTCTGCTCCAGAACGCCATTGCAGGCCATGATATCAATGCCGCCGACTATACTTTCCATGAATTTAAGGCCATCGCAGAGATGGCGGATGACAGCATCAAAGCACTGGCCCAAACCCAGGCCTCTTTGATGGAAGCAGAATCCCGGCAGCGGGAGATTCTTGAACGCCTGGATGCAGGAGTCGTGATCATCACCCGGACAGATCATGTCATCCGTTACGTCAATCCCGCAGCAGCAAAACTAATCGGAGAGGATCAGGATATCATCGTCGGGCATAAATGCATGCGATATATCTGCCCGGCCGAGAAAGGCGGTTGCCCGGTTACGGACCTTGGGCAGACCATGGACAACAGCCGGCGAAAACTTATAAATACAGCCGGCAGATCAATTCCCATCATCAAAACCGTCCGTCCGTTTATCTACAACGGCCAGCCGGCTCTTTTGGAAACATTTGTGGATATTACCGAACAGCAGAAAGCTGAAGGTGCCCTTCGTGAAGAGCGAGATCTTTTTACGGCAGGACCGGTGATCACCATTTCCCGGTCGCCTGAACGTTTCTGGCCCGTGACCTTTGTGTCCAAAAATGTCACCCAGATCCTGGGGTATTCGCCGAAGCAGATGATGGACGCTTCTTTCAGATACTCGGAGCTGGTACACCCCGAGGACCTGACCCAGGCGGTCACAGAGCTGGCAGAATATATTGAAGACGGCACCCTGAATTTTGAGCAAAGCTACAGGCTTCGCACCCGCAGCGGCGACTACCGATGGTTCTATGATTTCACCCGCCTGCTCCGGGACGACAACGGAAAGGTTGTCCAGATCCACGGATATATGTTTGACCAGACCGATTATATCAATGCCCAGATGCAGGTCTCCAAAGAGCGTGAGCGCCTGGCCAACGTGATTACCGGAACCGATGTCGGAACCTGGGAGTGGAATGTTCAAACCGGGGAAACCGTATTTAACGAGCAGTGGGCCCGGATATGCGGTTACAGCCTTGAAGAGCTGACACCTGTTTCCATTGACACCTGGATGCGCCTGGCGCACCCGGACGATTTGAAAAAGACAGAAACTCTTTTGGAACGTCATTTTTCAGGGAAGCTGGCACTTTACGATGCAGAATGCAGGATGAAGCATAAAAATGGACACTGGGTCTGGGTGCAGAATAAAGGCCGGGTAATTTCCAGAACCGATGACGGCAGACCTCTGATGATGTTCGGCACCCATACGGATATCACCGAGAACAAACAGGCCAGGGAAACACTGCAGCACTCTTTGATGGAAACCGAAAGGGCCAATGCGGAACTTCAAAAGGCCCAAAACAAATTAATGACCGCCAATGACGATCTGAAAAACCAGACCGCCAGGGCCGAGATGGCCACCCGGGCAAAAAGCCAGTTTCTGGCCAATATGAGCCATGAAATCAGAACACCCATGAACGGTATTATCGGTATGACCGGTCTGCTGCTGGATACAGATCTGACCGAGGAGCAACACCTTTTCACCAGCACTGTCAAGGCCAGCGCAGAGGCACTTTTGACCCTGATCAACGATATTCTGGATTTTTCAAAAATTGAAGCCGGAAAACTGGATATGGAAAGCCTGGATTTTGACCTTCCGTCCTTCTTAGATGACTTTTCCCGGATGATGGCCCTAAAAGCCCATGAAAAAGATCTGGAGTTGATCTGCGCGGCCTCGCCCGATGTACCGGGACTGCTCCAGGGTGATCCGGGCCGCCTTCGCCAGATTCTGACCAATCTGACCGGCAATGCCATTAAATTCACAACGGCCGGTGAGGTGGTGATCAAGGCCCAGGTCAAACATGAAACCCAGGAAGATGTTCTCATATACTTTTCCGTAAAAGACACCGGTGTGGGAATTGCGCCTGACAAGCAGGATCTTCTGTTTGAACAGTTTACCCAGGTGGATGCCTCCATTACACGCAAATACGGGGGCACGGGACTCGGCCTTGCCATATCCAAAAAACTGGCCCGGATGATGGGCGGAGATATCGGCGTTATCTCACCGGTTTGGGGAAATACTCCCCAGGGCAGTCCCCAGGCCGGCAGCCTGTTCTGGTTTACGGCCCAATTTAAAAAGCAGCCTGTCTCTGCAACAGGCCATGAGCTGACCATTGTGCCGGGCCAACTGAAAAATTCCCGTATCTTGATCGTTGATGATAATCAAACCAACCGGGAAATATTGATGCAACATCTATCCGGTATGGGGGCGGACGTGTCTGAAGCCGCAGATGGTAAAACCGCCCTGGAAAAAATAGAAGGCGCTGCCCGGGAAAATATGCTTTATGACCTTGCCATACTGGATATGCAGATGCCTGAAATGAACGGGAACGAGCTTGGCATGGCCATCAAAAAAGAGCCCTTCGGGGCGGACATTAAGCTGATAATAATGACACCCATAGGCCGGGGTGGGGATGTACGACCTTTTGAATCAGCAGGTTTTTCAGCTTGCCTTACAAAACCCATGCGTTACTCGGAACTTGCTGTGACCCTGGCCGCCGTTCTCTGGGGGAAACCGACCGGCAAAAATAAAAGCGGCACCATGGAAAACCTGCCCGGTGAAATAAAACAGTCCCATGTGAGGATTCTGCTGGCGGAAGACAATGTCACAAACCAAACCGTTGCCAGGAGTATTCTGGAAAAACTCGGATATTATGTGGACGCCGTGGCAAACGGTATTGAGGCCGTCCATTCCCTTGAAAAAATTCCATACGACCTGGTGCTGATGGATCTGCAGATGCCGGAACTGGACGGACTTGGGGCCACCCGGATGATCCGAAACAGATCGTCCAAAGTAATGAACCCTGATATACCGGTGATCGCCATGACAGCCAATGCCATGGCCGGTGACCGGGAAATATGTCTGAATGCAGGGATGAATGATTATATCAGCAAACCGGTGGATCACACTCTTTTGGCTGAAAAAATTGAAAAGTGGCTCAATCACGCTCAAAGCCGGGACAGAAGTCTGCCGCCTCCAAACCCGGAAAAAGAAGAGCCTGAAAAAAAGGAGGCTTACGATTCAGCCACCTTTGATCCGGTTGAACTGATGCGAAATCTCATGGATGACCGGCAACTGATCTTAACCGCTATCAGCACCTTCCTTGATGACATGCCCGGCCAGATCCGGATTCTCACCGAACTGATCAAAAAAGGCCAGGCCCAAAAAGGCGGGGCCCAGGCCCATAAAATAAAGGGTGCATCCGGGTATATGGCGGCGGCAGCGTTCCGGGAAACCGCCCTGAAAATGGAGCAGGCGGGCAAAGCCCTGGACCTAAAAACCCTTGAACAACTTTTACCGGAAATTGATAAACAGTTTTTAAAACTCAAAAGCGATCTGCAGGATTTCGCGACCGGCATTGCAGCATCAGATCATTGA